The Chlorocebus sabaeus isolate Y175 chromosome 20, mChlSab1.0.hap1, whole genome shotgun sequence genomic sequence ttttggTGACTGAGCAAAATAAAACacagcagttctctgcctcataTCGGTGGTGTGGGACTTACCACTGCCTGAGCTCTGAGGCAGCTTTCTGTTGCATGTAGAGCTGGGTATCCCCTATCCTGCTCCCAGCTTCTTACTTTCCGCTATGCTGGGCCCAGGCATGCATCTCTCTGGGATCATGAGAGCCTGGGAAGCTTCCTTGCTTATAAGTATCTCTCAATAAACCTTACCTAATACTTCTACTGGGTGTCACCAGTAGCATATGGACTATGTCTCTGTATGTCATCAGGGGACAGTTGGATTTTTGGTTTGAATCTTGGGAGAAGGGTTTTGGCTGTAGATAGAGAATTGAGCATCAACTTTACATAGAAAGTGGTGAATTGATAGCCCAGGAGTGTTGTAGGGTGAGAGAGGTTATAGGCCACAGATGGGTTCCTAAGGAACACTGATATTTCAGAGCAGACAGAGAAGCCTGTGAAGAAGTCAAAAGAGTGATTGGAAGGGtagtcaaaacaaacaaacaacaaaaatgcaaaacCTAGGGGAGAAATATTTCATGGAAGGGAACAGAAGAGAGGTCTTCGGGGTGCAGGAAGTGGTCAGTAGTGTCCAGTTCTCTTGGGAATTCATTTAAGATAAAGACAGGAACATGACCTTTGATTTTAGCAATAAGATGTTATCAGTGACTTCAGTGAGAGCAATGTCAGCGGAATGTTGGGGACAACAGCCAGACAGCAGCAGCTGAGAAACAGACAAGAGGTGGGAAGCGGAGGCTGGGAAAGGAAACCATTCTTTGCAAAAGTCTGCTGttgaagggaggagagggaggcagcAGGAACTAGAGGATAACAGGATTCAGGGAAGGATTTTCAATTGGGGAAGACTTCAGGATGAAGAGTGAGGAAACAGGCAATGGAGAAGAGGTTGAAGATTCAGCGGGAGGAGGGGCTCATTTCTGGTGTGGGCCACTGGAGAAGTCAGCCTGGGAAGGCCCTGCTTTTTTGTAGGAATCAGTGAAACCAAGGGTATAAAGTCATCTTGCAAACTCTAAAGCACCATCCATCAAAAGAGTATTATCCCTGATATCCACTCCGTGTTTCAGGGACTGACTTCCAGCATGGGCTCTGTTATGGGCTGAGTTGTGTCTTTCCAAAATTTCTATGTCAAAGTCCTAACcgccagtacctcagaatgtgactgtatttggagatggggtctttacagacaattaaggttaaatgaggtcaccAGCATGGGCCATAATCCATTATGACTGAAAAGAAGAGGAGATTCAGTCACAGGCAGGCACAAGGGAAGACCATGTAAAGACAAAGAGGAGAAGGCAGTTTTTTACAAGCCACAGAGAAAGGTCCTGGATGAAACCAGCgctgcagacaccttgatctcagccTTCCTGCTACTGGAACTGTGAAaccatacatttctgttgcttaagtcaCCCAATCGGTGGTCTTTTATTTCAGCAGCCTTAGCTCTAGGCTGTAAGGAAAAAAGGCCACAGAAGACCAAGCATCAGTGTTCAAGGGCTGTTGCTTGTGAGAGGTGAGGATTTCAATTTGAGTTCTTCACTTAATAagctctctgtttcttttctcttgtatttGTTTCTTGGCCACTTAAAATTCTCTATTCATTCTTCAAGGTCTAATTCAAAGTGTCCTCGTCAGTGTGCCCTCCCTGGGCCCCCAGGAGGTGACTGCCTCTCCCTCTGTGCTTGGCCCCTCCGGTTGAGCTTGGCCCTTCTGCACTTTCTCTTTGTATAGTGGCAACTTGTGTCAGCTCTGTTTCCCCCTGAGGATAAACTCTGGCAGGGACCATTCATCTTTGTAAGCCCAGCACAgttgcctagcacatagtaagtactcactGAGTAATTTTTGAGTGGAATGAATTACTTTTCATTGGGGAATTCATAGCCCAAGCAACTTTCCCTCCCAAGGACATCTGTGTGGCCAGAGGGGAGACCATAACCCAACAAAGTAAAAGTCAGCAGTGGAATTCCAGGCtatgggggaagggagagcatttcTGGAGGGCCTCAGTATGAGTATAACACTTGCCTGTTCCTCAGGGATGGGAGTGGTACAGAGGCTGACGATGATGACGACGATGGCAGTGAGCCCGCAGAGGAGGAGTGCAAAGTACAGGTAGTGGAAGTCCTTCAGCACTGCTGGTCTCCGGTCTACCTCCCCACAGGCTGGTGCTGGATATGAGAACTCCAGGATCATGCGCAGAAGCCCCACTCCCAGGCCAGACATGAGGCCCCAGAAAGCTCCCTGTGAAAGAGGGCAGACATGAGCTGAGGTGCGATCCAGGTGGGAGACCCTAGGAAGGTAAAACTACTCTGTCCCCAAATCTGTCTCCCACTGGTTTATTACCATGCTGGGAAAATCCATCTACTAATGGGGAAATGAGTTCCCCATTAGTACTGAGACTTTGTCTTGACTGAAAGGCACAGTGGCATAGGGGTCGTAGAGTCAGATAGACTaagatttgaatcctggctccattgtgaactgactgaatgaatgactCAGCCTTGCTGACTCAGAGTTGTCTCATTGGGggcagtaatttaaaaattcataaaattaaaacagtaCTAAGTAATTAATAGATGGTTAATATTCAACTACAATGGAATAAACTTTTGTAATAATCAGGGAATACCAGGATCCCCTTCCCAACCTTCTATTATGATAAATCAGAAATCAGAATAGAgactttccttttgttgttgttgtttttaagaaaagCTCTGGTACCtctcatgtctttcttttttataccTCCATTTGGCCCTAACCTGTGCCTGTTCCCAGCATGTAAGAGTATGGGAGATATTGATCCTGATTTCAAAAACTTTGGAATGAGCAGAAACACCCAGAGTTCATCCAGGTCCTGCTGTGTGGCATCGTTGTCAGTGAGATGAGACCTGTGCAGACAGTAGACACTTGCTTAGGTGTACTATCAAGGGAGGGGGTTCTATGACCTCATTTTCAATGACCTTGAACTCTCACATTGTTTTTGTGGAGTGGTGTCCATGATATCCATCAGCTTCTCAAGGTACAGCCAGCCTGTCTCTTCTAGGCTATCCTGGGGAGTAACCAAGCCTCCAGTCCTGGGGTACCCCTTGCTTCCTCCCAGATTCTGTCAGGTTTCAGGGCCGTTGCATGAATGATGCATGTGCAGGAACCCTTGTAAGGTCACACTttgtcatcatcattgtcattgcTGTTATTTTGCTTACACATAGAACCTTATAGTGTTAGAGATGGAACAGACCCTAGAGATATTACAGTCTCTCTTGCACATTCACATACACTGTTCTTTGTGTCTGGAACATTCTTCCCCCTCCCATTAATCCTTCAGGCCTCAGCTCAGATGTCACTTcatccaggaagtcttccctgacccCTCCCAGGAGCCCCATAGGTTAGGTGCTTGTGCTCTTTACTCTCCCACCAGCCAgcatactttattattattgcttattCAGTTATCTCTCTGCCAGCCCAGCGATGGCACAGCTATGTGAATCTCATAAACCATTGCATCCCTGGAGCTGCCATTATAAGactgataaatgtttgttgagtgaatgaatgaatctaggCCAGATGCTATGGTCAGGAAAATGGAAGCCTAGAGGGGAAGTggattttcccaaggtcacagagacCAGGTGATTGAGAGACCAGGTCTCCAGCCCCTCTGCTGTATGTAAGAGACAGGTGCACTGCACTCACAGGCTCTGTGACTCTCTTGCAGAAGATGGCCAGCAGGAAGAGAGCAGTGATGGGAGGGGCCAGGTAACTGGTGACAGCCTGGATGTAGTCGAAGAGCTGCCCACTGTTGGAGCTTTGGATGATGGGGATCCAGAGGATGCTGATGACAACCAGGAACACCACAAACACTCTGCCAGAGAGAGCACAGGGCACTGAGGCACACTCGGGTGGGCATGGTGTGGTGTGGGGTGAAGGTGATGGGCAGGAaccaggaagggagaagggagggacaCCACAAACACTCTGCCAGAGAGAGCACAGGGCACTGAGGCACACTCAAAATCCCGGAATATCGGAATTGTGGAATTGAAGAAACTTATAATTCTAATGCCTCCATGGCACTTATATATTAGATGCCTTCAAGGTCACGTCACCCAGCTGTTGCTGTTCACGGAGGAATTCATACAttccgccccacccccaccccagtaaAAGGTCTCTGGTCTCTGCGTAGCATGTCTTCCCCTCTTTTCCATCCCAGCCCTGTGTAAGGCAGCTCTTTCCCAGCATGACTGCAGCTTCCAGGAACTGCTCCCTCCTCCAGGCGCTGCTCCTCTCTCCCTTACTGTGGCATTGATCTTGGGAAAGAATCCCACTTATTCACCTGACTCCCTCTCAACAAACTGTGGCTCAGACCTAAGTCCCCGAAGCATTCTGCATGTACGATTTTGCAGATGTGTGAAGTAGATGAAAAACTTTTCTTGGATGTGTTGGGTGCAATAACACATATGACCAGTAGATAGAGCCCGAACCTCACTGATTGAGGAAATGATAGCAAAACCAGTTTATGTGCACACATAAGGAATGCTTCTTTTGACATGTCACTGCATACCtgtcttctcctctccttttcctcccattTTGCCTCTCTTAGACTCCACTAGAGCATCAGCTACCCAAGTAGCTTCCCTACCGCTCGTCCCCCTCTTCTTTGCACAATCTGTCCTGCACTCAGATCCTGCAATGGCCAGTCCCCttgcctagggctgggggtgCACAGATGAGCAGGCAGTAGAAATCCATTAGGCAGCTCTGGGCAGAAGGCATCCTGGTGGAAAGAACAGTGAGTGCAAAGGCAGGGAGATGCGAAAAAGCAAGATTCCTCAATTCAATTTCCTAGCCACAAAGTGGGAGAACTTTAATCCAGAAACCCAAGTAAGGGAACCTTCGATTATGAAACGAAGATTTTAAAAAGGGCCCCTTAACATTATGTGAACTACAAATCTGCAGCCTATGGAAAACCAAAAATAGTAGCCACCAACTTAGgcttttaaaagcataaaactgTTACCTACAGATAAAGTTCAAATTCCTTAGCTTGGTGTCCAAGGCTCTGCATCATTTGGAGACAGCCCTCCCATGAAAATCTCCATTGACGCAAATACCTTGCTGTGTTACCTGTGTTTCCACCTTTCTTATTAAACTGTGAGCACCCTGAGGGCAGGGCCATATGACCCATCCGTGGGTCCCCTGCATGTGGGATGTGATGCATCGTAGATGTTCAGAGTGAATCTGATGGATTaaattaatagcattttttttttaactgggcgTAACATCCAGAGTTGATTGGGAATACCTTGGGTGAGCTGCTTGCTAAATTTCCTTGCGCTTACACAGTTTACCTTTCATTTCTTAAGTCCCTTTTTTTAATCTCTCAATAACCCTGTTGATCAATTCCAAGATAAAGTTACCAGGGAAGAGGTGTTTTTTCCTATTATTCAGAAAGAAGGAGTGGTCCAGGGTTGGGGAAGGACTTACTTGAAATGTGGAGAGCTGGAGCTTGAACCCAGTGCTCTGGCTGCCAGTCCTGGGTCCAACCCAGCCACACCTGCTCAGGGTAAcccagggcaggggagaggggagagggcacttgggaaggaaggaagaaggggccAGCGCACCTGCCCACCACCATCAGCTCCTGCTCTGTTGCCTTCCTGCGGAAGCGCTGCCACACGTCAATGGCGAACAGGGTGCTGCTGCTGTTGAAGATGGAGGTGAGTGAGCTCATGAGGGCGGCCATGATCACGGCAATCATCAGGCCCCGCAGACCTGGGGAGAGATGAGGCTCATGTGAATAGCTGGCCTGTTAAGGCCGACTCTGCCAGGACCACAGAAGCTATTGGAGCGTTCTGCAGAGtcaggagctgggggtggggatgaGAGAGGGAAGGGGTTGGATGAGGCTCCCATCCAGCACAGATAAGAAATCCAAGACCACAGAACTACAGGTTGGGTTCTGTCCAGGCTCTCTCCCTGCCTTTCTATGTGGCCTTGCATGACTCATTtgcccctccacctcccaccctgagcctcagtttcctcatccatccTATTAAGGCATGTAGGACTAGGTTCTCTGAAGCTTTAACATCTCAGTCTAGGTTTCACAGCTTGTAGATACTTGGTTAGTGGGTTGCtgctggggagaggagaaaggtGATTATTAATAATGGGGTGGATCTGTTTAGTGTTTCTATACCTTCTTCATTGACATGGTGGTGTTGGGCTAAAGCCCTGGCCTGGGAGGTAGCAGCTTTGGGCTTGTTTCCTGGCTCTGCAAGTAACCAGCTGTATGTATGATCCTTGGACTAGCTCCTTGCCATTTCTGGGCCTATTTTTCCACTTGAACAAGGGAGGATGGGGCCCACTGATATCTGAAGTTTCTCTGATGGTGACCAAGCTTCTAGAGATATGACTGCTCACCCCTGGGGAGATGATCCCAGCCCGGGTCCCACCTCAGTCCTCTCTCCCTCCAAATCCATATATTTAACCACCTTCTGATGTCCATTTCTCTCCCTTGGAGTGCCACAGGTGCCTCAGACTCAAGTGCTCCAAACTCAGGTGCCCATCTCCCTCTGGGGACTTCTCTTCCCCTCTTTAGTTATTGTCTTTCGAGCCCCATAGCAGAGCTTAGGGCTACTTGAGACCCTTGCTCTGCTCCCCTCCCTTCTTACCTCCAATCTGCCCCTCAGGGCAGCTCTGTCCTAGCTGGGCCTCCCTCCATGGCCACTACTGCCTGGATTTACTCCTCCTTCTACCACAGGGAGGGAATATCTCTACACTCTGCTGCCCTCCATAATCCTACCTCTCTTTGTATGTCCCTAATCTCAATATCATTATAAAACCACCATCTAAAGGCCAAGATCTGGGAGCCTTCTAGGATTTCTCTGTATTATCCCTCAAATCAAGTCCTGTCAATTCAACCTCACAAACATCTTTAAATCCCTTCTCTTCATCTCTGATGCCACTGACTTGGTCCACCTACCTGGACCACTGCAAACACCCCATGGACAATCTCTCTGCCTACCCCCAAGCCTGCCTCATACAGAGTCGTCCACGCAGACTGGTCTTGCTGAAACACAGAGCCAGTCATGCTCTCTCTGACCAAAACCCCCCAGTGTCCCAGCACTCTGCTCCAGAACAAGGCTTGGCAGTGACATCCCCACCAGGAAGGTTGTCTTCATTCCTCCTGGCTCCTGCATCCACACTGGGCCTCTTTAAGCTCATACTTCATGCCCTCTCTTCACCCTGGGCCTTTGCAGGCACAGCTTCTCATCCCTAGAATGACATTTCCTATGCCCCTCCGGCTGTGTCTGCCTAAGATTTAACTCGGGATGCAgctccatttccttccttctgggagACCTTCCCGACATCCTCCAGCTGGGTCAGGTGCCTCCTTAGGGCTCCCTTAACCCATACTGGGTCACCACATTGGTTCCACTGGATTGTGCCTCTGACAAGTCCAGGCACCCTGGAGACCGCGTGATGCCTGAGCAGGGGCCTGCCTTTTATCTCTACATCTCCAGAACCTGCCCACAGAGCTGATGTCTTATGTACAAATGCTtgtaaaaagtgtgtgtgtgtgttaggatgGGGGTGCAGAGGTGAATagttttcttccctcttcccatCCATGTTAGTGCCATCCCTCCTGGGCAATGGAGATTGGAGGAGGCTGGAGGTGAGagtgcagggtggggtggggaggagagactCACCAACAGGCATGAGAGTCATGACCAGCTTGGGGTAGGCAATGTTGGAACATCCCACTCGGGCCCCACAGATGCTTTGGCAGACATCAGGGTCCACGCAGCCCACCTCGTCTGTGGAAGAAGTGATGGCAGTTAGAGTCCATGATCTTGTGCCTTCTCAGGTTGGCCTAGTATTTGCTTTCCAAAACTACAGGATAATGTTCACTGGAGACTGACAGGGACCCGTGTCTTCAAGGTCAAGGGGCAAATGGTGTCCAGGTCTTTGGTAAGTTTCTTGTCCGTACACTTACTACctgattcacatttttttctactgaaatatttaatatatgtttggcccacaaagcctaaactGCTTACCatgtgttctttccttttctttctatcttgttttgtttgtttgtttgagatggagtcttgctctgtcgctcagactggagtgcaatggcgcaatctcggctcactacaacctccacctcccgggttcaagtgattctcctgcctcagccttctgagtagctaggattacaggcacgtgccaccacgcccagctgatttttgtatttttagtggagacggggttttactaagttggtcaggctgatctcgaactcctgacctcatgattcatccaccccggcctcccaaagttctgggattacaggagtgagtcactgtgcccggccttcttttcctttctttgctttgctttcctttgctttgctttgctttccctccctccctccctcccttccttccttccttccctcttcctcctccttttctttctttctttctttttctctttctttctttctttctttctttctttctttctttctttctttctttctttctttctttctttctttctttctttcttctttctttctttttcttctttctttcttcttttcttcctttctttcttcttcttttcttctttctccttccttccttctttccttccttccttccttccttccttccttccttccttccttccttccttccttccttccttcctccctccctcccttcctccctccctccttccttccctccctccctccctccttccttccctccctacttccttctctcttttcttttctgttctgttctgttctttcttttctttttgacagggtttctcttgctctgtttcccaaactggaatgcagtggggcaatcacagctcactgcagcctcaacctcctggactcaagctcctggactcaggaTCCTCATCATTCCAAGTAGTTGGGTCTatgggtgcacgccaccatgcctggttatgtGTTCTTAATAGACAAACCTTGCCAACCCCTGCTCTGGTCTAACATTGCCGAGGGACACATTCCCATTCTCCAGACACTCCTTGAAAGCCCCAGATCCCAACACCCAGAGAGCAAGACTCACTCTTACCTGGGAACAGGGCCCGGCTGATCATGCCAGGCATGACAATGAAGAACATGGGGAGGATCTTCAGGTAGCCCCCCAGCACAGAGCCTCCCTTGGCATGAGACAGACTCTTGGCTGAGAGAGACCGCTGCACAATGACCTGAAAGGGCAGCAAATGAGGAGTGCAGCTCAGGTTGAGGAAATGCTCACTAAGCCACAGGTGAGCCCTGACACTGGGCATGACTGTGCCCCTACTCCAGTCCAGTCACAATCCCAAAATGACGCCTCTGTGCATCCAGGCGCTGGGTTTTTCTGCAGGAAGCCACCCCACTTCAGGCTAAGCCTGGCTGGGGATTACCTGGTCTGTGCACCAACACCAGGTGGCCAGCACTGTAAGCCCGAAAATGAGACCTGGCCAAGGGATGTCCCCGCTCACAGGGTCCCGAAGCAGGTGGAAGGCATCGGGCCGTGGGAGATGACAGGTGGTGTTGGGCACTGTGACATTAGGGATGGCCTGCCTGTACCGCTGCTCCAGGCCTGGGTACCAGCCCACATCCTGAAAGCCTGTGAGGAGACAGTGAGTGAAGCAGCCCTGAGACCCCACTGAGCCTGTCACTCAGCATGTCCAGCCCCCAGCCTCATGTGGGCTCTCAGGTTGGAACTGACGTGGGGATTGGGGGTGAAAGAGGAAGATGGGGCTTAGGCTCAAGATCCTTGGTTTGAAGTAGCGAGAACCCTGATCTTTGGGAGCCGCAGCCTGGAGAGGGGACATGGCTCACATGGCTCTAAGCACTGGAAAGTTTCAATCGAACTCTGGAGGTGACAGAGACAGGACAGAGAGGAATTTAAGAATGATGGTGGGGTGTATTTAGGTCTCTTTCTTACCCAGAAACATGAGGACCAGGGCTCCCCCGACCATGATTGCCGTCTGCAGAGCATCTGTGTAGATAACGGCCGTGAGGCCCCCTGGGGACCCAAGGAGAGGGCTCATCAGTCAGCACCAGTTTGGGATCCTCTCTGGCTGCCTGCTCTATGCATGGCCACACTGGGGAGACCAGAGAAGACACAGAGCCCTCTTAGCAGGGGAACTCTGGCCACCTGCCTTTCTCCACACCCAgtgctcccctctctccctccctggcaGGATGCCGGCTGGTCACAGTCAAAGGTGGTGGGGTCCCTTCTTTCTGTCTTGACAGCAGCTGACTGTGGCCATCACGCCACAGCTCTGTGTTATTGTTTAATATCCCAAGtccattccttggcttgtagttCACCAGGAATACTCCCTGCTTTCTCCTCCCAATGTCCATCTAAATGCCCCCCACCCCGTCTCTGGACCCCAACTTAACCATAAGTAAGGCTGTCCTCCCATGCTGGTCTCCCATGGTGCCCAACCTTGTGCGAGGAGATTTAGAGGAAACAGGAGGAGGTGGGTTGTGGTCTCTGCCTGGGGCAGCCTGCAGTGACTCTGGCTTGGGTCATAGTACCCCTCTCTACCTTGCTCCCTGGGCAGTTAGTCTTTTCTGGTATTTATTACTGTCTgtcctttcctctctctgcttGACCCGTTCTTCCTCCCATTTCTGCCCTTTTCATCCCCCGGTCTCTGTCCCtgtgtctttcattctgttcCCCTGTGTTCTTCTCTTCTACttctctgtctcagcctttctttgtctctacctctcttgtttctctttctgtctgtcagCATCAGTGTtatatctctctgtctctctttggtTATCTCTCCTTCAGTCTTTCTCTCTGGGTGGTCTCTGCCAGTCAAAaacttccctctttccctcttcctatCTCAGTCTCCGCAGCCCAACATGACCTTCCCTCTGCCTACCTGCAATGGTGTAGATGGCAGTCACCACCAGCAGGATCCCCGTGGAGAGGTACAGGTTCCAGCCCAATGCCATCTGGATGAAGAGAGCTCCAGAGAAGATGTCAGTCTGCAGAGAGCCAGGACCCAAGAGGCCAGGACACCCGAGGCCCTCAGTAGGGCTGTGTGGACACGTCACCTGCCTGCCCAGCAACACCAGGCATCCTCAGCCCTCATCACATGATGAAAATGAGCTTTAAGTGCTATGCTAAAGAGTGTGGGCTTTATCTTGCAGACACTGAGGCACCATGGAGGCTTTAAAGCAGAGAAGTACTGTATAAAGTctcaaaactgagaaaaatttaaTTGCGTAGTCTGCTAGATGTGAAGGGAGTGGTGAGGAATTAAGTGGAAGACTGAGGAAGTGAAGGAAGGCGCTGGGCTGGAGAAGAAGAGGCCATttaggagaagagaggaagaaccaGAGAGTTACTGGCTGCTCCCTGGCAGAGCAGAGCCTACTTGGCTGCCAGATGGCCCATGGCTGACCCAGTGCGGCAGGAGCCCTGGTGCAGATAGACATGGATCTGACTCATCTACATACTTGGGTTTATTAGCAGACAAGGGCTTATAGCCTGAGCCTAAGCTGACTTAGGGTGATTCTCAAACATTGGTGGAACAAGGGCCTTAAAGTGTTTTTCAGCCCTGGACCTGGCAACGGAGTGACTCAGTTCCCTTTAGTGTGTGCTTGTGGGTCCCATTCCATGATTGTTTTGTGAACCTGTTACGGGGTCTAAAACATAACAGAGTGGAAGGAGACTGGACTGGGTCATGGAACCCACACTTCAGTTTCAGTTCTAGAGCTAGCCCTCTGTGTGGgcttgggcaagtcatttgacCTATCTAGGTTTGTTTCCTGAGTTTAGGTCAATAGAGGAGGATTAAAGACTTTTCTAACTCCAAAAATCTCGGCAACTAACGcacatttgatgaatgaataatccattaatgaaaaaacaaatgaatgaactctGGATTGTGATTTCTTTGAGTGTAATGGCTGTTGTTCACTCCAAAAACATTTACCATTCATCTCTGAGTACCCCAGTGCAGAGGGGGAGCATGTGCTAAGGTTTCTAGGtcctgccttcctttttttcAATGGATTGTCAGCTTCCCCTCAGCAACACACACATGGTGATGCACTCAGCAATTCCCGAATCAGCATTTCCAGACACAACGGCCACATTGTAATGACACCTACCGAGATCTTGGTGAAGATGTAGAGGATGAGAGACAGGACAGACATGTACACCTGGATCCTCTGGCCCCCAAATCGCTTCTTCAGGTACTGTGGCATTGTGACCACACCCGCTGCGATGTACACAGGGACGAAGACCCAGCCGAGGGCCAGGAGCAGCCAGGTTGCCTGGGAGAGTAGGGAGAAGAAGATATCCAGGCCCTGGATGTAGACAGAGGAGCGGCTTCCCACCCAGAGGCAGCGCTGTGCTGTGGGAGGCCCCCGAACAGAGAAATAAGGGACCTAGGACCTGACCCCAGTCCTCCCGTGTGACCTTGCATGGATCCCTCTGTCTCCTCCAgaccttgatttcctcatctgtgaaatggattcTCAATTCACCATGCAGCCTCCTAGGCATCCCTAAGGATCCTCCCAGCACTAATGCCAGAGATGGAGCACACATGCACTCATTATTCTGGAAAAACCAAACCAGCTTCCTTACATTCCACTCGAAGCCACCCACGGCGAGGCCTCCGGCAGCCCCTGTCCCAGCCAGGCCGATGAATAAGCCACTGCCCACATTGCTTGACATCAGAGATGCTCCAATCTGCAAGGCACAGTTGGGTCAAGGGTCAGGAGTCAGGAGTGATCTGAATGAATCTAGAGTGAGGACCATGAGTAGTGAGGGGGCATGAAGCTGATATTTATTGGGTACCCACTGTATGCCAGGTGCTGCATTCATAAATACATTCAATTCCACAGATATCCGCAGGGAGGGGTATTAGTCATCCCAGGTTACAGAGGAAGCAACTAATGTAAGGAAAGATGAACTCGCTGGCTCCAGGTCACCCAGTGAGTAAATGGTGAAGTGGAAAAAAGGGGAAAGTGGGAAGGAAGCCTGGAAAGTGGGGAGTGTGGACCTCTGCACTGAGGCCATGGGTCTGAGGACCTCCAAGGGAAGGAAGCTGAAGGGGATGGGGAAGCCCcacaggagggaaggaaaagccCTCCTGCCACCCCAGGGCGAGCCAGGCAGAGGGTGGAGCCGAGGAACTGAGCACAGGCCAAGTCGACCTCTGAGCTGAGTTAGTTCTCCAAGGGGGCAGCCAAGCACTTGGGAGGCAGTAGAGAGCGGTGATGATGGTGAGCATGATCAGGGCAGTCAGGGCCCGTGCAGCATCTCCAGGAACCAGCCAGCCTTCTGAGTATGgggactcatttaatcctcaccacaaccctCAGTGCTACTTTTATCCCCATCTTACccatgagtaaactgaggcacagataggTAACTTGCGCAAGTCTCAGAACT encodes the following:
- the SLC5A9 gene encoding sodium/glucose cotransporter 4, giving the protein MSKELAAMGPGASGDGVRTETAPKVAQDSRVGLHAYDISVVVIYFVFVLAVGIWSSIRANRGTIGGYFLAGRSMSWWPIGASLMSSNVGSGLFIGLAGTGAAGGLAVGGFEWNATWLLLALGWVFVPVYIAAGVVTMPQYLKKRFGGQRIQVYMSVLSLILYIFTKISTDIFSGALFIQMALGWNLYLSTGILLVVTAIYTIAGGLTAVIYTDALQTAIMVGGALVLMFLGFQDVGWYPGLEQRYRQAIPNVTVPNTTCHLPRPDAFHLLRDPVSGDIPWPGLIFGLTVLATWCWCTDQVIVQRSLSAKSLSHAKGGSVLGGYLKILPMFFIVMPGMISRALFPDEVGCVDPDVCQSICGARVGCSNIAYPKLVMTLMPVGLRGLMIAVIMAALMSSLTSIFNSSSTLFAIDVWQRFRRKATEQELMVVGRVFVVFLVVISILWIPIIQSSNSGQLFDYIQAVTSYLAPPITALFLLAIFCKRVTEPGAFWGLMSGLGVGLLRMILEFSYPAPACGEVDRRPAVLKDFHYLYFALLLCGLTAIVVIIVSLCTTPIPEEQLTRLTWWTRNCPPSELEKEAHESTPEISERPVGQCPAGGGAAENSSLGQEQPEAPSRSWGKLLWSWFCGLSGAPEQALSPAEKAALEQKLTSIEEEPLWRHVCNINAVLLLAINIFLWGYFA